One genomic window of Sporosarcina ureae includes the following:
- a CDS encoding serine hydrolase domain-containing protein, with protein MNKSFAILLILALSLFFTKTIYANEFTTPSGIPLSDVERFVDDYVNEYIGETTAGASIVILKDNKVVLSKGYGYGDIENQIKINTNNAVFEWGSISKLFVWVSVMQLVEQGKIDLDEDIRIYLPQGFLTKLTYDVPITMLDLMNHTAGFEENIFDLGYATEYPVKSLEEGLKIAEPRQIYRPGKVVAYSNYSTSLAAYIVQLISEKDFNEYAEEHIFQKLGILDSTAYLPLARNEQITKNKVNGYELIEEGKFKPSIPFYMSMYPSGGLNGTSQDLAKFAMALMPSSDNENVLFKDENTLGTMFSQSYAINENVPGIAHGFWEYDGKFKGLTHGGNTVSFSSNFHIVPEENFAVIILTNQASELDISYGLTKELVGEKEIDEVKLADLPNSQETEGKYLSARRIKSGFLNLYYYLLPLTVKSINENEIEVSLAGMKANYVQTYPNVYKMTTGSNMFILTNVLYFSMKDGEVKQISTSISDYLPIDKSTFWLTISAVLFIYCLIYFIASPFVLIVISILNRRRKKTSVKIKKWVYLLNIVGTAFIANFFILVVRMLNNNARSYSEVFPQIVINYILTITSAVFIVFILLNWKKETLMKFQRAIYLLSIVTIVILIFLLITWQFYS; from the coding sequence ATGAATAAAAGTTTTGCCATTTTATTGATACTAGCTTTATCTTTGTTTTTTACCAAAACAATTTATGCTAATGAATTTACAACACCATCCGGCATTCCATTATCCGATGTAGAACGTTTCGTTGACGATTATGTAAATGAATATATTGGTGAAACAACTGCCGGTGCGAGCATTGTTATTTTGAAAGATAATAAAGTTGTTTTATCAAAAGGATATGGTTATGGAGATATTGAGAATCAAATTAAAATAAATACGAATAATGCTGTTTTTGAATGGGGTTCAATTAGTAAATTGTTTGTCTGGGTGTCAGTTATGCAATTAGTCGAACAAGGGAAAATCGATTTAGATGAAGATATAAGGATCTATTTACCGCAAGGATTCTTAACAAAACTAACCTATGATGTTCCTATCACAATGTTGGATTTAATGAATCACACTGCTGGATTCGAGGAAAATATCTTTGATTTGGGATACGCTACTGAATATCCTGTAAAATCTTTAGAAGAAGGATTGAAAATCGCTGAGCCACGCCAAATATATCGTCCAGGTAAAGTGGTTGCTTATTCTAATTATTCAACTTCTCTAGCCGCATATATAGTTCAATTAATCTCCGAAAAAGACTTCAATGAATATGCGGAAGAACATATTTTTCAAAAACTAGGTATTCTAGATTCAACTGCCTACTTGCCTCTAGCAAGAAATGAGCAGATAACAAAAAATAAAGTAAATGGATATGAACTAATTGAAGAAGGAAAATTCAAACCATCGATACCATTCTATATGTCCATGTATCCTAGTGGTGGATTAAATGGAACATCCCAAGATCTAGCTAAGTTTGCAATGGCGCTTATGCCGAGTTCCGATAATGAAAATGTTTTATTCAAGGACGAAAATACGTTAGGTACAATGTTTTCGCAAAGTTATGCTATTAATGAAAATGTTCCTGGCATTGCACATGGTTTTTGGGAGTATGATGGGAAGTTTAAAGGTTTAACACATGGCGGAAATACAGTTTCCTTTTCAAGTAATTTTCATATCGTCCCTGAAGAAAACTTCGCTGTAATAATATTAACGAACCAAGCTTCAGAACTTGATATTTCCTATGGACTGACGAAGGAATTGGTTGGAGAAAAAGAAATAGATGAAGTAAAATTAGCAGACTTACCAAACTCGCAAGAAACAGAAGGAAAGTATCTTTCTGCTCGCAGGATAAAAAGTGGCTTCCTAAATTTGTACTACTACTTACTACCACTTACAGTGAAATCAATAAATGAGAATGAAATTGAAGTAAGTTTGGCAGGCATGAAAGCTAACTACGTCCAAACATATCCAAATGTTTATAAAATGACAACAGGTAGTAATATGTTTATTCTCACAAATGTTCTTTATTTTTCAATGAAGGACGGTGAAGTTAAACAAATTTCTACATCGATTTCAGATTACCTCCCTATAGATAAAAGTACGTTTTGGTTAACCATTAGTGCCGTATTATTCATTTATTGTTTAATATACTTTATCGCTTCACCATTTGTTTTAATCGTAATCAGTATTTTAAATCGAAGAAGAAAAAAAACCTCTGTAAAAATAAAAAAATGGGTTTACCTATTAAATATTGTTGGTACAGCATTTATAGCGAACTTTTTTATATTAGTAGTTAGGATGTTAAATAATAATGCTCGAAGTTATTCTGAAGTATTCCCACAAATTGTTATCAATTATATTTTGACTATTACAAGTGCTGTTTTCATTGTTTTCATTCTACTTAATTGGAAAAAGGAAACTTTAATGAAATTCCAAAGGGCTATTTATCTTCTATCAATCGTTACTATTGTTATATTAATCTTTTTACTTATAACATGGCAGTTTTATTCTTAA
- a CDS encoding ATP-dependent Lon protease: MKLVGCILVAGVLGILAFIGPLGWYVLAAIIVGVIFRSFWLLKEIHQHTVPVDAYDGVNDAYERYILEREEREKQQQNG; this comes from the coding sequence ATGAAGTTGGTAGGATGTATTTTGGTGGCGGGTGTTTTAGGGATTTTGGCGTTTATAGGACCTCTAGGTTGGTATGTGTTAGCTGCCATCATCGTCGGAGTGATTTTCAGGTCGTTTTGGTTGTTGAAGGAAATACATCAACATACCGTTCCAGTCGATGCGTACGATGGCGTGAACGATGCATACGAGAGGTATATTCTTGAGCGAGAAGAACGGGAAAAGCAGCAGCAAAATGGTTGA